One stretch of Hyalangium gracile DNA includes these proteins:
- a CDS encoding (deoxy)nucleoside triphosphate pyrophosphohydrolase encodes MTGSAPRTVRVVAALIPGPDEGSRFLVQQRLPGGSRALLWEFPGGKVEAGETDKAALARECREELDVELEVGRRLWEGRHTYPDLTVELVLYWARLVSGEPKPLGAHALRFLTPAEMKALPFCEADIPLLEELVAGRLELPR; translated from the coding sequence TTGACGGGGAGCGCGCCGAGGACGGTCCGGGTGGTGGCGGCGTTGATTCCAGGGCCTGACGAGGGCTCGCGGTTCCTGGTGCAGCAGCGACTCCCGGGGGGCAGCCGAGCGCTGCTCTGGGAGTTCCCCGGCGGCAAGGTGGAGGCCGGCGAGACGGACAAGGCCGCGCTGGCCCGCGAGTGCCGCGAGGAGCTGGACGTGGAGCTCGAGGTGGGCCGGCGGCTGTGGGAGGGCCGGCACACGTACCCGGATCTCACGGTGGAGCTGGTGCTGTACTGGGCCCGGCTGGTGTCGGGTGAGCCCAAGCCGCTGGGAGCGCACGCGCTGCGGTTCCTGACGCCGGCGGAGATGAAGGCGCTGCCCTTCTGCGAGGCGGACATCCCGCTGCTGGAGGAGCTGGTGGCCGGAAGGCTGGAGCTGCCGCGGTGA
- a CDS encoding outer membrane protein assembly factor BamB family protein: MKRRSWKRWVGVVGAVGLLGGCSSVSLFGNPVSSEVRQAPASFFEVNWWTPLVEPPSWEYAPREFATPAVDPDSGRIITLTRDGIIRGVAPGGQVDWSFKTANRFSAGALVHEGIAYVPGGDGNLYALDARTGELKWKYEAGESLATTPVLAGSLVLVASEADTLFAVDVETGKWAWQYRRDQPSGFTIHGTSSPLVKGDTVYLGFSDGYLVALDAKGGTTKWEKSLAGGASEYLDVDTQPVVDDAGRLYVASYQGGLYALEAETGDVEWSSSVAGITSLLARGEIVFATGNGRVDAYLGETGRLLWSHNLGERAGRRPVLARGMLLVPNQRALLFVDPKTGQSRLAWNPGDGISAAPTVAGSTAYVLSNNGYLYELRLQGGGG; the protein is encoded by the coding sequence ATGAAGCGGCGTTCGTGGAAGCGGTGGGTAGGGGTGGTGGGGGCCGTGGGGTTGCTGGGCGGGTGTAGCTCCGTCTCGCTCTTCGGCAACCCCGTCAGCTCCGAGGTGCGGCAGGCCCCGGCCAGCTTCTTCGAGGTGAACTGGTGGACGCCGCTCGTCGAGCCGCCCTCCTGGGAGTACGCGCCCCGTGAGTTCGCCACCCCGGCGGTGGATCCGGACTCCGGGCGCATCATCACGCTCACCCGGGACGGCATCATCCGAGGGGTGGCTCCTGGCGGCCAGGTGGACTGGTCCTTCAAGACGGCCAACCGCTTCTCGGCCGGCGCCCTGGTGCACGAGGGCATTGCCTACGTCCCGGGTGGCGACGGCAACCTGTACGCGCTGGACGCGCGCACCGGCGAGCTGAAGTGGAAGTACGAGGCCGGCGAGTCCCTGGCGACGACGCCGGTGCTGGCGGGCTCGCTCGTGCTGGTGGCCTCGGAGGCGGACACGCTGTTCGCGGTGGACGTCGAGACGGGCAAGTGGGCGTGGCAGTACCGGCGCGATCAGCCCAGCGGGTTCACCATCCACGGCACCTCGTCGCCGCTGGTGAAGGGCGACACGGTCTACCTGGGCTTCTCGGACGGGTACCTGGTGGCGCTCGACGCCAAGGGTGGCACCACGAAGTGGGAGAAGTCCCTGGCGGGCGGCGCCTCCGAGTACCTGGACGTGGACACCCAGCCGGTGGTGGATGACGCAGGCCGGCTCTACGTGGCCTCGTACCAGGGTGGGCTGTACGCCCTGGAGGCCGAGACCGGGGATGTGGAGTGGAGCTCCTCGGTGGCGGGCATCACCTCGCTGCTGGCTCGGGGGGAGATCGTCTTCGCCACCGGGAACGGCCGGGTGGATGCCTACCTGGGCGAGACGGGGCGGCTGCTCTGGTCGCACAACCTGGGCGAGCGGGCAGGGCGCAGGCCGGTGCTGGCGCGGGGCATGCTCCTGGTGCCGAACCAGCGGGCGCTGCTGTTCGTGGATCCCAAGACGGGCCAGTCCCGGCTCGCGTGGAACCCGGGTGACGGCATCAGCGCCGCGCCCACGGTGGCAGGCTCCACCGCGTACGTGCTGTCCAACAACGGCTACCTGTACGAGCTGCGCCTGCAGGGGGGCGGCGGTTGA
- a CDS encoding tetratricopeptide repeat protein, with protein sequence MANSEKMTQQELKQPDAFQRAGAEARDWLIERQTLVILAVGVVLVGGLVVALISYFSSRGEASAAKELGAALEILDRPVIATPEGAQLTPQDGTEPPFKSAQEQDQALVKALTDFRAAHKGTKSATTAALALGKAEYRLGNHDKAVAAFSEYLKDAAQNDPMRAAALEGRGYAYEAQQKYDEALASFDEMSKVESGGYLEGMGQYHRARILILQGKKDDAAAVLVKIPVDHAGSAAARLASERTALLAAAGVKIPEPPKPTGGPGDGGA encoded by the coding sequence GTGGCCAATTCCGAGAAGATGACCCAGCAGGAGCTCAAGCAGCCCGATGCCTTCCAGCGCGCAGGTGCGGAGGCTCGAGACTGGCTCATCGAGCGGCAGACGCTCGTCATCCTGGCCGTGGGTGTGGTGCTGGTGGGAGGCCTGGTCGTGGCGCTCATCAGCTACTTCTCCAGCCGGGGCGAGGCCTCGGCCGCCAAGGAGCTGGGCGCGGCGCTGGAGATCCTCGATCGGCCGGTGATCGCCACCCCCGAGGGTGCGCAGCTCACGCCGCAGGACGGCACCGAGCCTCCCTTCAAGTCGGCCCAGGAGCAGGACCAGGCGCTGGTGAAGGCCCTCACGGACTTCCGCGCGGCCCACAAGGGCACGAAGTCGGCGACGACGGCGGCGCTGGCGCTGGGCAAGGCCGAGTACCGGCTGGGCAACCACGACAAGGCGGTGGCCGCCTTCTCCGAGTACCTCAAGGACGCCGCCCAGAACGACCCGATGCGCGCCGCGGCGCTCGAGGGCCGGGGCTACGCCTACGAGGCGCAGCAGAAGTACGACGAGGCGCTCGCTTCCTTCGACGAGATGTCCAAGGTGGAGTCCGGCGGTTACCTGGAGGGGATGGGCCAGTACCACCGCGCCCGCATCCTGATCCTCCAGGGGAAGAAGGATGACGCGGCCGCCGTCCTCGTGAAGATTCCAGTGGACCATGCGGGCAGCGCGGCGGCGCGGCTGGCCAGCGAGCGGACGGCGCTGCTGGCGGCGGCGGGGGTGAAGATCCCCGAGCCGCCGAAGCCCACGGGCGGGCCTGGGGACGGAGGGGCATGA